One window of Felis catus isolate Fca126 chromosome D4, F.catus_Fca126_mat1.0, whole genome shotgun sequence genomic DNA carries:
- the TRMO gene encoding tRNA (adenine(37)-N6)-methyltransferase isoform X5: protein MRVSEETGPEATATPCGCVKPALETGNLLTEPVGYLESCFSAKNGTPRQPSVCSHSRACLRIRKSIFNNPEHSLMGLEQFSHVWILFVFHKNGHLSCKAKVQPPRLNGAKTGVFSTRSPHRPNAIGLTLAKLEKVEGGAIYLSGIDMIHGTPVLDIKPYIAEYDSPQNLIERLQDFNLQNNQYKHPNTPQSGGKTDSCDQQQLSRYDKPQHYGHTEEKLKCAEDRTSGENYMKHDSSTQIRRNSPKHREIVGDLGVKSRSDQSPSVAEEQIGPYFLEKSFSEEGTERRQRRGKEAVIAQGSSTEVQPVVLHGRPRRADAAHCSVVPAWVREAPVATLEVRFTPHAEMDLEHLSSGGVPDPEQQSRVKEGAVKR from the exons ATGCGCGTCTCGGAGGAGACAGGGCCTGAGGCCACAGCGACCCCGTGCGGGTGCGTGAAGCCGGCTTTGGAAACAG GGAATCTTTTAACTGAGCCAGTTGGCTACTTGGAATCCTGTTTCTCAGCCAAGAATGGTACTCCAAGGCAGCCATCTGTTTGTAGCCATTCACGAGCTTGTTTGAGAATTCGGAAGAGCATCTTTAATAATCCTGAGCATTCCTTGATGGGCTTAGAACAGTTTTCTCATGTTTG gattttgtttgtttttcacaaaaATGGTCATTTGAGCTGTAAGGCAAAAGTGCAGCCTCCTAGGCTGAATGGCGCAAAGACTGGAGTTTTCTCCACAAGGAGCCCTCATCGTCCCAATGCAATAGGATTGACTCTGGCCAAGCTGGAAAAGGTAGAAG GTGGAGCCATATACCTTTCTGGAATTGACATGATTCATGGCACACCTGTCCTAGACATAAAGCCCTACATAGCTGAGTATGACTCACCACAAAATTTGATTGAACGTTTACAGGACTTTAATTTACAGAATAACCAATATAAGCACCCAAACACGCCCCAGTCCGGTGGCAAGACTGACAGCTGTGACCAGCAACAGCTCTCAAGGTATGATAAACCACAACACTATGGTCACACTGAGGAGAAACTTAAATGTGCCGAAGACAGAACTTCAGGAGAAAACTATATGAAACATGACAGCTCAACACAAATCCGGCGAAACTCCCCTAAGCACAGGGAGATAGTGGGAGATTTGGGTGTCAAATCCAGAAGTGATCAGAGTCCAAGTGTGGCAGAAGAGCAAATCGGCCCGTATTTCCTGGAGAAGAGCTTCTCAGAGGAAGGTACAGAAAGGAggcaaaggagagggaaagaagcagTGATTGCACAAGGAAGTAGtacagaggtccagcctgtggTCCTTCACGGCCGTCCCAGGAGGGCTGATGCAGCCCACTGCAGCGTGGTCCCCGCGTGGGTGAGAGAGGCCCCTGTGGCCACCTTGGAAGTGCGGTTTACTCCTCATGCAGAGATGGATCTTGAGCACCTCAGTTCAGGAGGTGTACCAG ATCCCGAGCAGCAATCTAGAGTGAAGGAAGGGGCTGTTAAGAGGTAG
- the TRMO gene encoding tRNA (adenine(37)-N6)-methyltransferase isoform X4: protein MRVSEETGPEATATPCGCVKPALETGNLLTEPVGYLESCFSAKNGTPRQPSVCSHSRACLRIRKSIFNNPEHSLMGLEQFSHVWILFVFHKNGHLSCKAKVQPPRLNGAKTGVFSTRSPHRPNAIGLTLAKLEKVEGGAIYLSGIDMIHGTPVLDIKPYIAEYDSPQNLIERLQDFNLQNNQYKHPNTPQSGGKTDSCDQQQLSRYDKPQHYGHTEEKLKCAEDRTSGENYMKHDSSTQIRRNSPKHREIVGDLGVKSRSDQSPSVAEEQIGPYFLEKSFSEEGTERRQRRGKEAVIAQGSSTEVQPVVLHGRPRRADAAHCSVVPAWVREAPVATLEVRFTPHAEMDLEHLSSGGVPADPEQQSRVKEGAVKR, encoded by the exons ATGCGCGTCTCGGAGGAGACAGGGCCTGAGGCCACAGCGACCCCGTGCGGGTGCGTGAAGCCGGCTTTGGAAACAG GGAATCTTTTAACTGAGCCAGTTGGCTACTTGGAATCCTGTTTCTCAGCCAAGAATGGTACTCCAAGGCAGCCATCTGTTTGTAGCCATTCACGAGCTTGTTTGAGAATTCGGAAGAGCATCTTTAATAATCCTGAGCATTCCTTGATGGGCTTAGAACAGTTTTCTCATGTTTG gattttgtttgtttttcacaaaaATGGTCATTTGAGCTGTAAGGCAAAAGTGCAGCCTCCTAGGCTGAATGGCGCAAAGACTGGAGTTTTCTCCACAAGGAGCCCTCATCGTCCCAATGCAATAGGATTGACTCTGGCCAAGCTGGAAAAGGTAGAAG GTGGAGCCATATACCTTTCTGGAATTGACATGATTCATGGCACACCTGTCCTAGACATAAAGCCCTACATAGCTGAGTATGACTCACCACAAAATTTGATTGAACGTTTACAGGACTTTAATTTACAGAATAACCAATATAAGCACCCAAACACGCCCCAGTCCGGTGGCAAGACTGACAGCTGTGACCAGCAACAGCTCTCAAGGTATGATAAACCACAACACTATGGTCACACTGAGGAGAAACTTAAATGTGCCGAAGACAGAACTTCAGGAGAAAACTATATGAAACATGACAGCTCAACACAAATCCGGCGAAACTCCCCTAAGCACAGGGAGATAGTGGGAGATTTGGGTGTCAAATCCAGAAGTGATCAGAGTCCAAGTGTGGCAGAAGAGCAAATCGGCCCGTATTTCCTGGAGAAGAGCTTCTCAGAGGAAGGTACAGAAAGGAggcaaaggagagggaaagaagcagTGATTGCACAAGGAAGTAGtacagaggtccagcctgtggTCCTTCACGGCCGTCCCAGGAGGGCTGATGCAGCCCACTGCAGCGTGGTCCCCGCGTGGGTGAGAGAGGCCCCTGTGGCCACCTTGGAAGTGCGGTTTACTCCTCATGCAGAGATGGATCTTGAGCACCTCAGTTCAGGAGGTGTACCAG CAGATCCCGAGCAGCAATCTAGAGTGAAGGAAGGGGCTGTTAAGAGGTAG
- the HEMGN gene encoding hemogen isoform X1 has protein sequence MDLGKDQSRSTLPQTPGPHQEENHVPEIIGTWNLRNREQLRKRKEEAQEKQTSQWQFGEKKCKRPRIGKGNKRGRKRQQNTDLKVEPQSQFKKDMREKALAPMEKELEPPRAITEALYLVASPKKVVPEKQIFAMDQESIIHQANSSEIQETAIQNHSSETCQDMADPEVLSPKICQETAVLQGHPSKMCPDMAEPEALSSKTCQETAILQNNSSRMCPDMTKPEDLSPNMCQEIAVLQGHPFRMAEPEDLAPKLRQETAVVKVLPSKTEDIANLEGCSPEAFTKPDVPKGYAHETYQKRAEPEEYNSEPDQGIAETEGFLPKTEEIAVPKDLSTKTHQETVEPEHFSHETYKEIAVPKAPSHKTIQEMPAAGEYPPEIYQETPESEDSSPEIYQETPGSEDYAPEIYQETPGPEDLSTNTYKNKDVPQECFPEPYQETDGPQGQDPKAHQEDAKDVYTFPQEMREKPKAEEPEIPAIPNVPQEIHPENDVYSYVLF, from the exons ATGGATTTGGGAAAGGACCAATCTCGCTCGACGCTCCCTCAGACACCTGGTCCTCATCAAGAAGAGAACCATGTTCCAG AAATCATTGGAACTTGGAATCTGCGAAACAGAGAAcaactcaggaaaagaaaagaggaagcacAAGAGAAGCAAACTTCACAATGGCAATTTGG agagaaaaaatgcaaGAGGCCAAGgataggaaaaggaaataaaagaggcagaaagagacaacaAAACACAGACCTGAAGGTGGAGCCTCAGTCACAATTTAAAAAGGACATGAGGGAGAAAGCATTAGCACCTATGGAGAAAGAACTTGAACCGCCTAGGGCTATAACTGAAGCACTCTATCTGGTAGCCTCTCCCAAAAAAGTTGTGCCTGAGAAACAAATTTTTGCAATGGATCAAGAAAGCATTATACATCAGGCGAATTCTTCCGAGATACAAGAAACAGCAATACAAAACCACTCTTCTGAAACATGCCAAGATATGGCTGACCCTGAAGTCCTCTCTCCTAAAATATGCCAAGAAACAGCTGTACTTCAAGGCCATCCTTCCAAAATGTGCCCTGATATGGCTGAACCTGAAGCCCTCTCTTCTAAAACGTGCCAAGAAACAGCCATACTTCAAAACAATTCTTCCAGAATGTGCCCTGATATGACTAAACCTGAAGACCTCTCTCCTAACATGTGCCAAGAAATAGCTGTACTTCAAGGCCATCCTTTCAGAATGGCTGAACCTGAAGATCTCGCTCCTAAACTGCGCCAAGAAACAGCTGTAGTCAAAGTCCTTCCTTCTAAAACTGAAGACATAGCTAACCTGGAAGGATGCTCTCCCGAAGCATTCACCAAACCAGATGTGCCTAAAGGCTATGCTCATGAAACATACCAGAAAAGAGCTGAACCTGAGGAATACAATTCTGAACCAGATCAAGGAATTGCTGAGACTGAAGGCTTCTTgcctaaaacagaagaaatagctGTGCCTAAAGACCTTTCTACAAAAACACACCAAGAAACAGTTGAACCCGAACACTTCTCTCATGAAACGTATAAAGAAATTGCTGTGCCTAAAGCACCCTCTCATAAGACAATCCAAGAAATGCCTGCTGCTGGAGAATATCCACCTGAAATATACCAAGAAACACCTGAGTCTGAAGACTCTTCGCCTGAAATATACCAAGAAACACCTGGGTCTGAAGACTATGCGCCTGAAATATACCAAGAAACACCTGGGCCTGAGGACCTCTCCAccaacacatataaaaataaggaTGTACCTCAAGAATGCTTTCCAGAGCCCTACCAAGAAACAGATGGGCCCCAAGGCCAGGATCCTAAAGCACACCAGGAGGATGCTAAGGATGTTTATACTTTTCCTCAAG aaatgagagaaaaacccAAAGCAGAGGAACCAGAGATACCAGCAATTCCAAATGTTCCTCAAGAGATTCATCCAGAAAATGACGTCTatagttatgttttgttttaa